A single region of the Bacteroides luhongzhouii genome encodes:
- a CDS encoding cation diffusion facilitator family transporter, which yields MSRENILIKTSWISTIGNAILSASKIIIGLWAGSLAVVGDGIDSATDVVISIVMIFTARLINRPPSKKYVFGYEKAEGIATKILSLVIFYAGVQMLISSIQSIFSDEVKEIPSSIAIYVTVFSIIGKLLLALYQYKQGKKINSSMLTANAINMRNDVVISTGVLLGLIFTFIFKSPILDSVTGLIISLFIIKSSISIFIDSNVELMDGVKDVNVYNKIFEAVEKVPGASNPHRVRSRMIGNLYMITLDIEVNPQITITQAHEIAGAVEKSIINSVDNVYDILVHVEPAGECQTGEKFGVDKDMV from the coding sequence ATGTCAAGAGAGAATATCTTAATCAAAACCTCATGGATTAGCACAATTGGCAATGCAATCCTATCCGCATCAAAAATCATCATCGGTTTATGGGCCGGTAGTCTGGCCGTAGTGGGCGACGGTATCGACTCGGCAACCGATGTCGTTATCTCTATCGTTATGATTTTTACGGCACGCCTCATCAACCGTCCTCCTTCAAAGAAATATGTATTCGGTTACGAGAAAGCGGAAGGCATCGCGACTAAGATTCTGTCACTGGTGATATTTTATGCCGGTGTACAAATGTTGATATCGTCCATTCAAAGCATTTTTTCAGATGAAGTGAAAGAGATACCATCGTCTATCGCTATCTATGTCACCGTGTTTTCTATTATCGGTAAGCTCTTGCTGGCTTTATACCAATACAAACAGGGAAAGAAGATCAACAGCTCCATGCTCACGGCAAACGCTATCAATATGCGCAATGATGTCGTCATCTCAACCGGTGTTTTGCTGGGATTGATATTCACTTTCATCTTCAAATCACCCATACTCGATTCGGTTACGGGATTGATAATCAGTCTCTTTATCATCAAATCTTCCATCAGCATTTTTATTGATTCCAATGTGGAGCTAATGGACGGGGTGAAAGATGTCAATGTATATAATAAGATATTCGAGGCGGTAGAGAAAGTGCCCGGTGCCAGCAATCCACATCGCGTCCGGTCACGAATGATAGGAAATCTCTATATGATTACCCTTGATATAGAAGTGAATCCGCAAATTACCATCACACAGGCACATGAGATTGCAGGTGCGGTGGAGAAGAGCATCATTAATTCGGTGGATAACGTATATGACATTCTGGTACACGTGGAACCTGCCGGTGAGTGTCAGACAGGAGAAAAATTCGGGGTCGATAAAGATATGGTTTGA
- a CDS encoding TonB-dependent receptor, with protein MKKYLLVLVGLYCVLSYALAEHPDYPELKKSDANIIGHVLDKKTKEHLPYITIALKGTTIGTVTDATGHYFLKNLPEGSFILEVSSVGYKTVTRNVTLKKGKTLEEDFEIEEDAIALDGVVVSANRSETTRRLAPTLVNVVDLKLFETTNSSTLSQGLNFQPGVRVETNCQNCGFQQVRINGLDGPYTQILIDSRPVFSALSGVYGLEQIPASMIERVEVMRGGGSALFGSSAIAGTINIITKEPLRNSGQLSHTLTALGGGSSFDNNTSLNASLVTDDHRAGLYIFGQNRHRSGYDYDGDGFTELPKLKNQTVGFRSYLKTSTYSKLTFEYHHMQEFRRGGDMLDRPPHEAHIAEQLQHSIDGGSLKFDYFSPDEKNRLSIFASAANTDRDSYYGPGNDPLKAYGKTTDLTAMGGAQYVHTFDKCLFMPSDLTAGLEYNRDRLKDNMWGYDRHTDQTVNIYSAFLQNEWKNDRWGILIGGRLDKHNMVDNVIFSPRANLRFNPTQDINLRLSYSSGFRAPQAFDEDMHIENVGGTVAMIERAKNLKEEKSQSFSVSADMYHRFGVFQTNFLIEGFYTRLTDVFVLGEPYDRGDGILVKTRSNGPGAKVMGLTLEGKVAYLSILQIQAGLTLQRSRYDEPHKWHDDVPAEKKIFRTPDTYGYFTATYTPVKPLSIALSGTYTGPMLVQRMDITAENAKLGEMPERKAEAIRTPRFFDLGVKLAYDFKLYKTVDLQLNGGVQNLFESYQKDFDRGANRDSGYIYGPSLPRSFFAGVKISY; from the coding sequence ATGAAGAAATATCTTTTAGTCCTGGTCGGCCTGTATTGTGTCCTTTCGTACGCATTGGCTGAACATCCGGACTACCCTGAACTGAAAAAATCCGATGCGAACATCATAGGTCATGTACTGGATAAGAAAACGAAAGAGCACCTTCCTTACATTACCATTGCACTGAAAGGAACAACGATAGGAACCGTGACCGACGCTACCGGACATTATTTTTTGAAGAATTTGCCAGAAGGTAGCTTTATACTAGAGGTTAGCTCGGTCGGCTACAAGACCGTGACCCGCAACGTGACTCTGAAAAAAGGAAAGACACTGGAAGAAGATTTTGAAATAGAAGAGGACGCGATTGCTTTGGATGGGGTAGTGGTCTCCGCCAACCGCAGTGAAACGACGCGTCGTTTGGCTCCTACTTTGGTTAATGTCGTCGATCTGAAGCTATTTGAAACGACTAACTCTTCCACTTTATCGCAAGGGTTGAACTTTCAACCCGGTGTACGTGTAGAGACAAACTGCCAGAATTGTGGCTTCCAGCAAGTCCGCATCAATGGACTGGACGGACCGTATACGCAGATTTTGATAGATTCCCGTCCCGTATTCAGTGCCCTTTCCGGAGTGTATGGCCTGGAACAGATTCCCGCCAGCATGATTGAACGCGTAGAAGTGATGCGTGGAGGAGGTTCCGCTTTGTTCGGCTCTTCGGCTATTGCAGGAACCATCAATATAATCACTAAAGAACCTTTACGCAATTCTGGTCAGCTGTCGCACACCCTTACTGCTTTAGGGGGTGGCTCCTCATTCGATAACAATACCTCCCTGAATGCTTCATTAGTGACGGACGATCATCGTGCCGGACTGTATATCTTTGGTCAGAACCGTCACCGGTCCGGATATGATTATGACGGAGACGGATTCACCGAACTGCCTAAATTGAAGAATCAGACAGTGGGCTTCCGCTCTTATCTGAAAACAAGCACTTACTCCAAACTAACCTTCGAATATCACCACATGCAAGAATTCCGTCGGGGAGGGGATATGTTGGACCGTCCTCCTCACGAAGCCCATATTGCAGAGCAGTTGCAACATTCGATTGATGGTGGGAGTTTGAAATTCGATTATTTCTCGCCGGATGAAAAGAACCGTCTAAGTATTTTTGCGTCAGCCGCCAATACAGATCGGGACAGTTATTACGGACCGGGTAACGATCCTCTGAAAGCCTATGGGAAAACAACGGATTTAACCGCTATGGGCGGCGCGCAGTATGTACATACGTTTGATAAGTGTTTATTTATGCCTTCTGACCTCACGGCAGGACTTGAATATAATCGTGACCGTCTGAAAGATAATATGTGGGGATATGACCGTCATACGGATCAGACGGTGAATATTTACAGTGCTTTTCTGCAGAACGAATGGAAGAACGACCGTTGGGGTATTCTGATCGGTGGTCGTCTGGATAAGCATAATATGGTAGATAATGTCATCTTTAGCCCCCGTGCCAACTTGCGTTTCAACCCGACACAGGATATAAACCTGCGTTTGAGCTATTCGTCCGGATTCCGTGCTCCGCAGGCTTTTGATGAAGATATGCATATTGAAAATGTGGGTGGAACAGTGGCAATGATTGAGCGTGCGAAGAATTTGAAAGAGGAGAAATCCCAAAGTTTCAGTGTGTCCGCAGATATGTATCACCGTTTCGGAGTATTCCAGACGAATTTCTTGATTGAGGGCTTTTATACAAGATTGACAGATGTCTTTGTGTTGGGCGAACCTTATGACCGTGGCGATGGGATATTGGTAAAAACACGCAGTAACGGTCCCGGCGCGAAAGTGATGGGGCTAACGCTGGAGGGCAAAGTAGCTTATCTTTCCATCCTGCAAATACAAGCGGGACTCACTTTACAACGCAGCCGATACGATGAACCTCATAAATGGCACGATGACGTACCGGCAGAAAAGAAGATTTTCCGTACTCCCGATACTTACGGATATTTCACAGCTACTTACACTCCTGTAAAACCCTTATCCATCGCTTTATCAGGAACTTATACCGGCCCAATGTTAGTGCAACGTATGGATATCACTGCCGAAAATGCCAAACTGGGAGAAATGCCCGAAAGAAAAGCGGAAGCAATCAGAACACCCCGTTTCTTCGATTTGGGAGTGAAACTGGCTTACGACTTCAAGCTATACAAAACAGTCGATTTACAACTAAACGGTGGAGTTCAGAACCTCTTTGAGTCTTATCAAAAGGATTTTGACAGAGGAGCTAACCGGGATTCCGGCTATATTTACGGGCCTTCTCTGCCGAGAAGTTTCTTTGCAGGGGTAAAGATCAGCTATTAA
- a CDS encoding TonB-dependent receptor, with protein sequence MKKYIFSLVCLCCTLLPALEGQAHEYPDHPELRKSDANIVGHILDKNTKEHLPYITVALKGTTIGTVTDATGHYFLKNLPEGNFVLEVSSVGYKTVRRNVTLKKGRTLEEEFEIEEDAVALDGVVVSANRNETTRRLAPTLVNVVDLKIFENTNSTTLAQGLSFQPGVRVESNCQNCGFQQVRINGLDGPYTQILLDSRPIFSALSGVYGIEQIPASMIERVEVMRGGGSALFGSSAIAGTINIITKEPMHNSGMLSHTITGIGDGDAFDNSTALNASLVTDDQRAGLYIFGQNRHRSAYDHDGDGYSEIPKLHGQTIGFRSFLKTTTYSKLTFEYHHMEEFRRGGDLLNRPPHEANVAEQTEHSINGGGLKFDYFSPNERHRFNVFASAQHINRDSYYGGGQDPNAYGNTTDLNWMAGSQYVYSFGKCIFMPSDLTAGIEFNQDKLEDNMWGYHRTVDQKVNIGSAFLQNEWKNEHWGFLIGGRLDKHNLIDHLIFSPRANLRYNPTENINLRFSYSSGFRAPQAFDEDLHVENVGGNVAMVELADNLKEERSQSLSASADIYHRFGAFQVNFLIEGFYTKLSDVFALTDGEIVDGVLTRTRHNASGAQVMGLTLEGKMAYLNKIQVQAGVTLQQSHYSKPHIWNKEAPAVKKMMRTPNTYGYFTATYTPIKPLSIALSGTYTGSMLVPHEPVPGFLENPITVNTRDFFDIGLKAAYDFKLYKSMNLQVNAGIQNIFNAYQNDFDKGADRDSGYIYGPSLPRSFFAGVKISY encoded by the coding sequence ATGAAGAAATACATCTTTTCGCTTGTCTGCCTGTGCTGCACATTGCTGCCTGCCCTTGAAGGACAAGCTCATGAATATCCTGATCATCCAGAATTACGCAAGTCAGATGCCAATATTGTTGGCCATATTCTTGATAAAAATACAAAAGAGCATTTACCCTATATTACAGTCGCCTTGAAAGGTACGACCATCGGAACAGTGACCGATGCTACCGGACATTATTTCTTGAAGAATCTTCCCGAAGGCAATTTTGTGCTAGAGGTTAGTTCGGTGGGATATAAAACCGTCAGACGGAATGTGACGCTGAAGAAAGGGCGTACATTGGAAGAAGAATTTGAAATAGAAGAAGACGCGGTTGCTTTGGATGGCGTAGTTGTATCTGCCAATCGTAATGAAACTACCCGCCGTTTGGCTCCGACACTGGTGAATGTAGTAGATTTGAAAATTTTTGAGAATACCAATTCTACGACTTTAGCGCAAGGATTAAGCTTTCAGCCGGGTGTCCGTGTAGAGTCCAACTGTCAGAATTGCGGTTTCCAGCAAGTACGTATCAATGGACTGGATGGTCCTTATACACAAATTCTGCTCGATTCCCGTCCCATTTTTAGCGCGCTTTCCGGTGTGTATGGTATCGAGCAGATTCCTGCCAGCATGATAGAACGTGTGGAAGTGATGCGTGGAGGCGGATCGGCATTGTTCGGCTCATCTGCCATTGCCGGTACAATCAATATCATCACCAAGGAACCGATGCATAACTCCGGTATGTTATCCCATACGATTACGGGAATTGGCGATGGCGACGCTTTCGACAACAGTACGGCATTGAATGCTTCATTAGTGACGGACGACCAGCGTGCAGGTCTGTATATCTTCGGTCAGAACCGCCATCGTTCTGCGTATGACCATGATGGCGACGGATATTCCGAAATACCCAAATTGCACGGTCAGACAATTGGTTTCCGTTCGTTCCTGAAAACAACGACCTATTCAAAACTTACTTTTGAATATCACCACATGGAAGAATTCCGCAGAGGAGGAGACTTGTTGAACCGCCCGCCTCACGAAGCGAATGTGGCGGAGCAGACCGAACACTCCATCAATGGCGGAGGACTGAAGTTCGATTATTTCTCTCCTAACGAGAGACATCGTTTCAATGTGTTTGCATCCGCGCAACACATCAACCGTGACAGCTATTATGGTGGCGGACAGGATCCGAATGCTTACGGAAATACCACCGATTTGAACTGGATGGCAGGATCGCAATATGTTTATAGCTTCGGAAAATGTATCTTCATGCCTTCCGACCTGACTGCCGGCATAGAATTCAATCAGGATAAACTGGAAGACAACATGTGGGGCTACCACCGTACGGTAGATCAGAAAGTGAATATCGGTAGTGCTTTCCTTCAGAATGAATGGAAAAATGAGCATTGGGGATTTCTGATTGGCGGCCGTTTGGATAAGCATAATCTGATTGACCATCTGATATTCAGTCCGCGTGCCAATCTGCGTTATAATCCGACAGAAAACATCAATCTTCGTTTCAGTTATTCGTCCGGCTTCCGTGCTCCGCAGGCTTTCGATGAAGATTTGCATGTGGAGAATGTAGGCGGTAATGTAGCAATGGTTGAACTGGCGGATAATCTGAAAGAAGAAAGATCACAGAGCCTGAGTGCTTCGGCAGATATTTATCATCGCTTTGGTGCGTTTCAGGTTAACTTCCTGATAGAAGGATTCTATACAAAGTTGTCGGATGTTTTTGCTCTTACCGACGGAGAGATAGTGGATGGAGTCCTGACACGTACCCGTCACAATGCATCAGGAGCGCAAGTTATGGGATTGACACTGGAAGGAAAGATGGCTTACCTGAATAAAATCCAGGTTCAGGCAGGAGTCACTCTGCAACAGAGCCATTACAGCAAACCGCACATCTGGAACAAAGAAGCTCCAGCGGTGAAGAAAATGATGCGTACGCCAAATACTTACGGCTATTTTACAGCAACCTACACCCCGATAAAACCGTTATCTATCGCTCTTTCCGGTACCTATACCGGTTCGATGCTGGTTCCCCACGAACCGGTTCCGGGATTCCTTGAAAATCCGATAACGGTGAATACCAGAGACTTTTTCGACATCGGTTTGAAAGCTGCTTATGACTTCAAACTTTACAAGTCGATGAACCTCCAGGTGAATGCCGGCATACAGAATATTTTCAATGCTTACCAGAACGACTTCGATAAAGGAGCTGACCGTGACTCCGGCTATATCTATGGTCCGTCACTGCCGAGAAGTTTCTTTGCAGGGGTAAAGATCAGTTATTAA
- a CDS encoding aspartate:alanine exchanger family transporter: protein MFTDLLHSSYFSLFLIVALGFMLGRIKIRGLSLDVSAVIFIALLFGHFGVVIPKELGNFGLVLFIFTIGIQAGPGFFDSFRSKGKTLILITMLIICSACLTAVGLKYAFDIDTPSIVGLIAGALTSTPGLAVAIDSTNSPLASIAYGIAYPFGVIGVILFVKLLPKIMRVDLDKEARRLEIERRGQFPELTTCIYRVTNANVFDRSLVQINARGMTGAVISRLKHNDEISIPTAHTVLHEGDYIQAVGSEESLDQLAVLVGKREEGELPLDKTQEIESLLLTKKDMINKQLGDLNLQKNFGCTVTRVRRSGIDLSPSPDLALKFGDKLMVVGEKEGLKGVARLLGNNAKKLSDTDFFPIAMGIVLGVLFGKINISFSDSLSFSPGLTGGVLMVALVLSAIGKTGPIIWSMSGPANQLLRQLGLLLFLAEVGTSAGKNLVATFQESGLLMFGVGAAITLVPMLVAAIVGHFVFKISLLDLLGTITGGMTSTPGLAAADSMVDSNIPSVAYATVYPIAMVFLILFIQVIASAVY, encoded by the coding sequence ATGTTTACTGACTTATTGCATTCCTCTTATTTTTCCCTTTTCCTGATTGTCGCATTAGGGTTTATGCTGGGAAGAATCAAAATCAGAGGATTATCTCTCGATGTGTCGGCAGTTATATTCATTGCCCTTCTTTTCGGGCATTTTGGTGTTGTCATTCCTAAAGAATTAGGAAACTTCGGTCTGGTGCTCTTCATTTTTACCATCGGTATTCAGGCAGGGCCCGGATTCTTCGACTCTTTCCGCAGTAAAGGAAAGACACTTATCCTCATCACTATGCTTATTATTTGTTCCGCCTGCCTTACCGCAGTCGGGCTGAAATATGCATTTGATATCGATACACCGAGTATTGTCGGTCTGATTGCCGGAGCGCTGACCAGTACGCCGGGTTTGGCCGTTGCCATCGACAGTACCAATTCTCCTTTGGCATCTATTGCTTACGGTATCGCATATCCGTTTGGAGTGATCGGCGTGATTCTGTTTGTCAAGCTGTTGCCTAAAATCATGCGGGTGGATTTAGATAAAGAAGCCCGTCGCCTGGAGATAGAACGTCGCGGACAATTCCCGGAATTGACCACTTGCATTTATCGCGTCACTAATGCGAATGTGTTCGATCGCAGCCTGGTGCAAATTAATGCGCGCGGTATGACGGGTGCTGTCATTTCACGTCTGAAACACAATGATGAAATATCCATTCCCACCGCCCATACGGTGTTGCATGAAGGAGATTACATACAAGCCGTAGGTAGCGAAGAATCACTGGATCAACTGGCAGTGTTGGTAGGTAAGAGAGAAGAAGGTGAACTGCCTTTGGATAAAACGCAGGAAATAGAATCTTTGTTGTTGACCAAGAAAGACATGATAAACAAACAGCTGGGGGATTTGAACTTACAGAAAAACTTTGGTTGTACAGTGACTCGTGTTCGTCGAAGCGGTATTGACCTATCTCCGTCTCCCGATTTAGCCTTGAAGTTTGGTGATAAACTGATGGTAGTCGGTGAGAAAGAGGGACTTAAAGGAGTAGCCCGCCTATTGGGAAACAATGCGAAGAAACTATCCGATACGGACTTCTTCCCTATTGCAATGGGGATTGTATTGGGAGTGTTGTTTGGTAAGATAAATATCTCTTTCTCTGATAGCCTGTCATTCTCACCGGGACTGACCGGGGGAGTTTTGATGGTAGCTCTTGTGTTGAGTGCGATAGGTAAGACAGGACCCATTATCTGGTCTATGTCCGGGCCTGCCAACCAGTTGTTGCGCCAGTTAGGTCTGCTTCTTTTCCTTGCCGAAGTAGGAACTTCTGCCGGTAAGAACCTGGTAGCTACCTTCCAGGAAAGCGGATTATTGATGTTCGGAGTAGGAGCCGCCATCACATTGGTGCCGATGCTTGTTGCAGCCATTGTCGGACATTTCGTATTTAAAATCAGTCTGCTCGATTTGCTGGGAACTATTACGGGAGGTATGACAAGTACTCCGGGACTTGCTGCCGCCGACTCTATGGTGGATAGCAATATTCCGAGCGTAGCTTACGCAACTGTTTATCCGATTGCCATGGTATTCTTGATTCTGTTTATTCAAGTAATAGCCTCGGCTGTATATTAA
- a CDS encoding bifunctional 4-hydroxy-2-oxoglutarate aldolase/2-dehydro-3-deoxy-phosphogluconate aldolase, with the protein MAKFDKIAVLNKIGSTGMVPVFYHKDAEVAKKVVKACYDGGVRAFEFTNRGDFAQEVFAEIVKFAAKECPEMAIGIGSIVDPATAAMYLQLGANFVVGPLFNPEIAKVCNRRSVAYTPGCGSVSEVGFAQEVGCDLCKVFPGDVYGTNFVKGLMAPMPWSKLMVTGGVEPTKENLTAWIKAGVFCVGMGSKLFPKDKVAAEDWAYVTAKCEEALGYIAEARK; encoded by the coding sequence ATGGCAAAATTCGATAAAATAGCCGTATTGAATAAGATCGGTTCTACAGGAATGGTTCCTGTATTCTATCACAAAGATGCAGAAGTTGCAAAGAAAGTAGTAAAGGCTTGTTATGACGGTGGTGTTCGTGCTTTCGAATTCACAAATCGTGGTGACTTCGCACAGGAAGTATTTGCTGAAATCGTTAAGTTCGCAGCAAAAGAATGCCCTGAAATGGCAATCGGTATCGGTTCTATCGTTGATCCGGCTACTGCTGCTATGTATTTGCAGCTGGGTGCTAACTTTGTGGTAGGTCCGTTGTTTAATCCTGAAATAGCTAAGGTATGTAATCGTCGTTCGGTAGCTTATACTCCGGGATGCGGTTCTGTATCAGAAGTAGGTTTTGCGCAGGAAGTAGGTTGCGATCTTTGCAAAGTATTCCCGGGTGATGTTTACGGAACTAACTTCGTGAAAGGCTTAATGGCTCCGATGCCATGGTCTAAGCTGATGGTAACAGGTGGGGTAGAACCTACTAAAGAAAACCTGACCGCATGGATTAAAGCCGGTGTATTCTGCGTAGGTATGGGATCTAAGTTGTTCCCGAAAGATAAAGTGGCAGCAGAAGACTGGGCTTATGTAACTGCAAAATGTGAAGAAGCTCTCGGTTATATTGCCGAAGCCCGTAAATAA
- a CDS encoding sugar kinase — MGKKVVTLGEIMLRLSTPGNTRFVQSDSFDVVYGGGEANVAVSCANYGHDAYFVTKLPKHEIGQSAVNALRKYGVKTDFIARGGDRVGIYYLETGASMRPSKVIYDRAHSAIAEADAADFDFDAIMEGADWFHWSGITPAISDKAAELTRLACEAAKRHGVTVSVDLNFRKKLWTKEKAQSIMKPLMKYVDVCIGNEEDAELCLGFKPDADVEAGHTDAEGYKGIFQQMMKEFGFKYVVSTLRESFSATHNGWKAMIYNGEEFYTSKRYDIDPIIDRVGGGDSFSGGIIHGLMTKPNQGAALEFAVAASALKHTINGDFNLVSVEEVEALAGGDASGRVQR; from the coding sequence ATGGGAAAGAAAGTCGTTACATTAGGCGAAATCATGCTTAGATTATCAACTCCGGGTAATACTCGTTTTGTTCAATCTGACTCTTTTGATGTAGTGTATGGTGGTGGAGAAGCTAACGTTGCAGTGAGCTGTGCCAACTACGGACATGACGCCTATTTCGTAACTAAATTACCGAAACACGAAATTGGACAGTCTGCTGTTAACGCATTACGTAAATATGGCGTAAAGACAGACTTTATTGCCCGTGGTGGCGACCGCGTAGGTATCTACTATTTGGAAACAGGTGCTTCTATGCGTCCTAGCAAAGTTATTTATGACCGTGCTCACTCTGCTATTGCTGAAGCTGACGCTGCTGATTTCGACTTTGATGCTATCATGGAAGGTGCTGACTGGTTCCACTGGTCTGGTATCACTCCGGCTATTTCTGATAAGGCTGCCGAGTTGACTCGTCTGGCTTGTGAGGCTGCAAAACGTCACGGTGTAACAGTTTCTGTTGACTTGAACTTCCGTAAGAAATTGTGGACTAAAGAAAAAGCACAGTCTATCATGAAACCGTTGATGAAGTATGTAGATGTATGTATCGGTAATGAAGAAGATGCAGAACTTTGCTTGGGCTTCAAACCGGATGCTGATGTTGAGGCTGGTCACACTGATGCTGAAGGCTACAAGGGTATTTTCCAACAGATGATGAAAGAATTCGGATTCAAATATGTAGTTTCTACTTTGCGCGAATCTTTCTCGGCTACTCACAACGGTTGGAAAGCTATGATCTACAACGGAGAAGAATTCTATACTTCAAAACGTTATGATATCGATCCGATTATCGACCGTGTAGGTGGTGGCGACTCTTTCTCCGGTGGTATCATCCACGGTTTGATGACTAAACCTAATCAGGGTGCTGCTCTTGAATTCGCTGTTGCTGCATCTGCATTGAAACATACAATCAATGGTGACTTCAATCTTGTTTCTGTAGAAGAAGTAGAAGCATTGGCTGGTGGTGATGCAAGCGGTCGCGTTCAGAGATAA
- a CDS encoding LacI family DNA-binding transcriptional regulator: MNKLPERIRIKDIARLADVSVGTVDRVIHGRSGVSEASKKRVEEILKQLDYQPNMYASALASNKKYTFICLLPEHLEGEYWTAVETGIHEAIATYSDFNTSVRINYYDPYDYHSFENASEAILALQPDGVMVAPTAPQYTKGFTDQLQALDIPYIYIDSNIKDVPPLAFFGQNSRQSGYFAARMMMLLARDEKEIVIFRKIHEGIVGSNQQENREIGFRQYMKEHHPSCTILELDLHAERNDEDNEMLDEFFRTYPTVKNGITFNSKAYIVGEYLQSRGKKDFNLIGYDLLERNVTCLKEGSISFLIAQQPELQGANGIKALCDHLIFKKEVTCINYMPIDLLTVETIDYYHNK, from the coding sequence ATGAATAAATTGCCCGAAAGAATCAGAATCAAAGACATCGCCCGTCTGGCAGATGTATCAGTGGGAACAGTAGACCGCGTTATTCATGGACGTAGCGGAGTGTCGGAAGCCAGCAAGAAACGCGTAGAAGAAATTCTGAAGCAGCTTGACTACCAGCCCAACATGTATGCCAGCGCTTTGGCTTCTAATAAGAAGTATACGTTTATCTGTCTGCTGCCGGAGCATCTGGAAGGCGAATACTGGACAGCGGTAGAAACCGGCATCCACGAAGCTATTGCCACTTATTCGGATTTCAACACTTCGGTGAGAATCAACTATTACGATCCGTACGACTATCATTCATTCGAAAATGCCAGCGAAGCCATTTTGGCTTTACAGCCGGACGGAGTGATGGTAGCTCCTACCGCTCCGCAATATACGAAAGGTTTCACCGATCAGTTGCAGGCATTGGATATACCTTATATATATATAGACTCCAACATCAAAGACGTTCCTCCCCTCGCCTTCTTCGGTCAGAACTCACGCCAAAGCGGATACTTCGCCGCCAGAATGATGATGTTACTGGCGCGGGATGAAAAGGAAATCGTTATTTTCCGCAAGATACATGAAGGAATTGTGGGTTCTAACCAGCAAGAAAACAGAGAAATCGGTTTCAGGCAGTACATGAAAGAACATCATCCGTCTTGTACTATACTGGAGCTCGACTTACATGCCGAACGCAACGACGAAGACAATGAGATGCTGGATGAATTCTTCCGTACCTATCCGACAGTGAAGAATGGAATCACATTCAACTCTAAAGCCTATATCGTTGGCGAATACCTGCAAAGTCGCGGAAAGAAAGATTTCAATCTGATAGGCTATGACCTTTTGGAACGGAATGTCACCTGCCTGAAAGAAGGAAGCATCTCTTTCCTCATTGCCCAGCAACCGGAACTGCAAGGCGCCAATGGCATCAAAGCTCTTTGCGATCACCTTATTTTCAAAAAAGAAGTGACCTGCATCAACTATATGCCCATCGACTTGTTAACGGTAGAAACAATAGACTATTACCATAACAAATAA